Proteins from a genomic interval of Irregularibacter muris:
- a CDS encoding ketose-bisphosphate aldolase: MLLNLREILSVAKQKSFAIGAFNTTDLALFRAVVEEAEKTNTPAIVQFAPGEFKYATPYFFEYVKKRLESSKTPFALHLDHGKTVEDCIMAIKAGFTSVMFDGSEMSFEDNIKKTKEITDIAHMVNVSVEGEIGTIGTTGNSDEGGVEEVTYTDPKDVVKFVKDTNVDALAIAIGTAHGIYPKGLKPKLQLDLLKEINAVTNIPLVLHGGSDNPNEEIRKACEIGIQKVNISSDIKQEFFKTVLNILNDTGSFMPPKVFNPAIEATKKIVHSKMELFGSLGKANYYK, encoded by the coding sequence TTGCTTTTAAATTTAAGAGAAATATTAAGTGTTGCAAAACAAAAATCATTTGCAATAGGAGCGTTTAATACAACTGATTTGGCGTTATTTAGAGCAGTTGTAGAAGAAGCAGAAAAAACAAATACACCTGCCATTGTTCAATTTGCACCTGGTGAATTTAAATATGCTACACCGTATTTTTTTGAGTATGTTAAAAAGAGATTGGAAAGTAGCAAAACACCTTTTGCTTTGCATCTTGATCATGGAAAAACGGTTGAAGATTGTATTATGGCAATTAAGGCTGGATTTACATCAGTTATGTTTGATGGGTCTGAAATGAGCTTTGAAGATAACATAAAAAAAACAAAAGAGATCACGGATATTGCGCATATGGTCAATGTCTCTGTTGAAGGAGAAATTGGAACGATTGGAACAACGGGCAATTCAGATGAGGGTGGAGTAGAAGAGGTTACCTATACAGATCCCAAAGATGTTGTAAAATTTGTAAAGGATACAAATGTAGATGCACTGGCAATTGCCATTGGAACAGCTCATGGTATTTATCCAAAGGGTTTAAAACCAAAATTACAACTTGATTTATTAAAAGAAATCAACGCAGTAACAAATATACCTCTAGTACTCCATGGTGGAAGTGATAATCCTAATGAAGAAATAAGAAAAGCTTGTGAAATAGGTATTCAAAAGGTAAATATCTCAAGTGACATCAAACAAGAGTTCTTTAAAACAGTATTGAATATCTTGAATGATACCGGATCCTTCATGCCACCTAAAGTATTTAATCCAGCAATTGAAGCAACAAAAAAAATTGTGCATAGTAAAATGGAGTTATTTGGTTCATTAGGTAAGGCAAATTATTATAAATAA
- a CDS encoding PTS sugar transporter subunit IIA, translating into MELRKILDEKIIRIGLDVKSKDDALKEMGDMLYQNGYINDTDQFIKDIYLREEEGATGIGNNVAIPHGKSKSVTKIGIAIATLKEGIEWETLDGDKVNIIFLFCVSDDMNSNRDHLVLLSRVAGKLADDDLLLKIKTAQSACDIVTYLGGE; encoded by the coding sequence ATGGAGTTAAGAAAGATATTGGATGAGAAAATCATTAGGATTGGTTTGGATGTAAAATCAAAGGATGATGCACTAAAAGAGATGGGCGATATGTTATATCAAAATGGATATATCAATGACACTGACCAATTCATCAAAGATATATACTTAAGGGAAGAAGAAGGTGCCACTGGAATAGGAAATAACGTGGCAATTCCACATGGCAAAAGCAAAAGTGTTACCAAAATAGGTATTGCCATCGCTACATTAAAAGAAGGTATAGAGTGGGAAACACTAGATGGAGATAAAGTAAATATTATATTCTTATTTTGTGTAAGTGACGACATGAATTCCAATAGGGATCATCTAGTTTTACTATCTAGGGTTGCTGGGAAATTGGCGGATGATGACCTATTGCTCAAAATCAAAACGGCCCAATCAGCTTGCGATATTGTTACCTATTTGGGAGGGGAATAA
- a CDS encoding class I mannose-6-phosphate isomerase translates to MSEWSNKPIIFDDNRITRPYIGGKLLNEWRKMDPAEDNHNCEELLISSIGAISKGHEEGYAISKTIPSQGSVSLKSIIENDPDGILGEKYNKKNPNNLSVLARAGDTVVRLVLQCHPKEEDAKKYFNSICGKTEAWYIARTRKVEGEENCVYAGFKKHVTKKLWQDLCKKQDVEKMRECLHKIPVKEGDVILIPAGMPHAVGPGCLFLEIHESSDITIRAERNINGVVLTDEEMFNGLSFNEGIGLFDFETYTIDEIKNKVVMKEKEEVIIQNNSRLTQMIDYSDTNAFGMQIIDIRDEFVLPNFEGHRIMVAINGDVKLEWSEGTINLTQGHGALIPYKCNDLKLIASNAKVMIGLPTEL, encoded by the coding sequence ATGAGCGAATGGAGTAATAAGCCGATTATTTTTGATGATAATAGAATTACCCGGCCATATATAGGTGGGAAATTATTAAATGAGTGGAGAAAAATGGATCCAGCAGAAGATAATCATAATTGTGAAGAATTACTGATATCATCCATAGGTGCAATATCGAAAGGGCACGAAGAGGGGTACGCCATTAGCAAAACAATCCCGAGCCAAGGTTCAGTTTCATTAAAAAGTATAATTGAGAATGATCCCGATGGGATTCTCGGCGAAAAATATAATAAAAAAAATCCAAACAATTTATCAGTTCTTGCAAGGGCAGGTGATACGGTAGTACGACTTGTGTTGCAATGTCATCCAAAAGAGGAAGATGCAAAAAAATATTTTAATTCCATATGCGGGAAAACAGAAGCCTGGTATATTGCAAGAACTAGAAAGGTAGAAGGTGAAGAAAACTGTGTTTATGCTGGATTTAAAAAGCATGTAACAAAGAAATTATGGCAGGATTTATGTAAAAAACAGGATGTTGAAAAAATGAGGGAATGTTTACACAAAATACCTGTAAAAGAGGGAGATGTTATTTTAATCCCCGCGGGTATGCCCCATGCGGTTGGTCCAGGATGTCTCTTTTTAGAAATACATGAGAGTAGTGACATTACTATTCGAGCTGAAAGAAATATAAATGGTGTAGTTTTAACGGATGAAGAAATGTTCAATGGACTATCATTTAATGAAGGTATAGGTTTATTTGATTTTGAAACATATACCATTGATGAAATAAAAAACAAGGTAGTGATGAAAGAAAAGGAAGAAGTTATCATTCAAAATAATAGTAGACTAACACAAATGATTGATTATTCAGATACAAATGCATTTGGAATGCAAATCATAGATATTAGAGATGAATTTGTATTGCCAAACTTTGAAGGACATAGAATTATGGTCGCAATTAATGGGGATGTAAAACTTGAATGGAGCGAAGGAACAATTAATTTAACACAGGGGCATGGTGCATTGATTCCATATAAATGCAATGATTTAAAATTAATTGCATCTAATGCAAAAGTTATGATTGGACTACCGACAGAGTTATAG
- a CDS encoding transketolase family protein, producing MMSLSTREAYGIAIESLGDKYDFWVMDADLSKATMTHLFGEKFPDRFVNMGISESDLMTTAAGIASCGQMVFASTFAIFAAGRAFEQIRNSIAYTGLNVKIAATHGGVLIGEDGGSHQCIEDISLMRTLPNMTVIAPCDEASTFSAVEAAVKVSGPVYLRFGRFPAENVYTEGHVPFVVGKGNVIEDGDDVVIFAIGDMVSNAIKAAGMLAADGLSAAVIDMHTIKPIDKELILEYAFKTGAVVTAEDHNIIGGLGSAVAEVLAENPHAVLRRLGVKDTFGRSGKRKDLEEYFGLTSKDIYEKCRDAIASKNPNK from the coding sequence ATGATGTCTCTATCAACAAGAGAAGCATATGGGATTGCTATAGAGAGCCTTGGTGATAAATATGATTTCTGGGTTATGGATGCCGATCTCTCAAAAGCAACGATGACGCATTTGTTTGGCGAAAAGTTCCCCGATAGATTTGTAAATATGGGTATATCCGAAAGTGACCTTATGACTACTGCTGCAGGAATTGCCTCATGTGGTCAAATGGTATTTGCAAGCACTTTTGCAATATTTGCAGCTGGTAGAGCATTTGAGCAAATAAGAAACTCTATTGCATATACAGGATTAAATGTTAAGATTGCTGCAACCCATGGGGGAGTATTAATAGGGGAAGATGGAGGCTCCCATCAGTGTATTGAGGATATATCATTAATGCGAACTCTTCCTAATATGACAGTTATAGCCCCTTGTGATGAAGCATCAACATTTTCAGCGGTTGAGGCAGCAGTAAAGGTTTCTGGACCAGTATACCTTAGATTCGGTCGTTTTCCTGCTGAAAATGTATATACAGAAGGGCACGTTCCCTTTGTTGTAGGAAAAGGCAATGTAATAGAAGATGGGGATGATGTTGTAATTTTTGCTATAGGGGATATGGTTAGTAATGCAATTAAAGCTGCGGGAATGTTGGCCGCGGATGGACTTTCCGCTGCGGTCATTGATATGCATACCATTAAGCCTATTGATAAAGAACTTATTCTAGAATATGCCTTTAAAACAGGTGCAGTTGTAACTGCTGAAGACCATAATATCATTGGTGGTCTAGGCTCAGCTGTGGCGGAAGTGTTGGCAGAAAACCCCCATGCTGTTTTAAGGAGGCTGGGTGTAAAAGATACATTTGGAAGATCCGGTAAAAGAAAAGACTTAGAAGAATATTTTGGATTAACTTCTAAAGATATTTATGAAAAATGCAGGGATGCAATAGCATCCAAGAATCCCAATAAATAA
- a CDS encoding PTS fructose transporter subunit IIC has protein sequence MKIKEVKNHVLTGISYMIPLVVASGLTMAIGRAMAGSSLDNLGTTGFAYWLFTTGQLGMSLMVPILCAYIAYSVAGRPALAPGFIIGFIATEIKAGFIGGMIGGLLVGYIVILIKKYVKLPKSLTGIIPVIIIPFLATAITAILMFGVLGVPIVWLTDALTNFLTSLSGGAKFLYGAILGAMSTFDFGGPVNKVATAYANAMLAEGIGDAKVVQFLGSMIPPFGIAISALIARKKYTKAEIETLKSAVPMGCVMITEGVIPIAARDLIRVVFACVVGSVVAGGLSMSWGISSPLPNGGFIAFPFFNEPLKALIALAIGSIVTGAVLSLIKKEATEEDESFNDLGHEVGDSELEDDLSFDDSFLN, from the coding sequence ATGAAAATTAAAGAGGTAAAAAACCATGTTCTAACGGGTATTAGTTATATGATTCCACTTGTTGTTGCCTCGGGATTAACAATGGCAATTGGAAGAGCAATGGCAGGTTCAAGTTTGGACAATCTTGGGACTACAGGCTTTGCATATTGGCTATTCACTACTGGACAACTTGGGATGTCCTTAATGGTACCGATTCTTTGTGCTTATATCGCGTACTCAGTAGCAGGCAGACCGGCATTAGCACCAGGATTCATTATCGGTTTTATTGCAACTGAAATTAAGGCTGGTTTCATCGGGGGGATGATTGGTGGTTTACTGGTAGGTTATATTGTTATTTTAATTAAGAAATATGTTAAGCTTCCCAAATCCTTAACAGGTATTATTCCAGTCATTATTATCCCGTTCTTAGCAACAGCAATTACTGCTATTCTTATGTTTGGCGTTCTTGGAGTCCCAATTGTCTGGCTTACCGATGCATTAACAAATTTCCTGACATCCTTATCGGGTGGAGCTAAATTTCTATATGGTGCTATTTTAGGGGCAATGTCAACATTTGATTTTGGCGGTCCAGTTAATAAAGTTGCAACTGCATATGCTAATGCAATGCTTGCGGAGGGTATTGGAGATGCAAAAGTTGTCCAATTTTTAGGATCGATGATTCCACCATTTGGTATCGCAATTTCTGCACTGATAGCAAGGAAGAAATATACAAAAGCCGAAATTGAAACATTGAAATCGGCAGTCCCTATGGGATGTGTGATGATTACCGAAGGTGTTATCCCTATTGCTGCACGTGATTTGATTAGAGTAGTGTTTGCCTGTGTAGTAGGCTCAGTTGTTGCTGGAGGGCTTTCGATGAGTTGGGGAATTTCATCTCCTCTTCCAAATGGTGGTTTTATTGCATTCCCATTCTTCAATGAGCCGTTAAAAGCATTAATAGCTTTAGCGATTGGTAGTATTGTTACAGGCGCAGTATTGTCATTAATAAAGAAAGAAGCTACAGAGGAAGATGAATCCTTTAATGACTTGGGTCATGAAGTCGGTGATAGTGAGTTAGAAGATGACTTATCATTCGATGATTCATTTCTAAATTAG
- a CDS encoding transketolase gives MNESILKELKIKAARIRRGAIMGVSSAGSGHPGGSLSIADILAVLYFHEMKTDIHNPKDESRDRLVLSKGHAAPAYYAALAERGYFNVAELEKLRQIDSMLQGHPDMVKIRGVDMSTGSLGQGLSAANGMALVLKRKKKDSHVFCILGDGEMQEGQIWEAIMTSAHYKLDNLTVFVDKNSLQIDGVVSEIMNNTPYEAKFEAFGWNTITIDGNDITQIIDGINLAKKVKGKPTVIICETIKGKGVSYMENQVGWHGAAPNKEQAKVALSEIDAIIKALEVE, from the coding sequence ATGAACGAAAGTATTTTAAAGGAACTTAAAATTAAAGCGGCCCGCATAAGAAGAGGAGCTATCATGGGGGTATCTTCTGCAGGGAGTGGTCACCCGGGAGGATCTCTTTCAATTGCAGACATACTTGCAGTTTTGTATTTTCACGAGATGAAGACTGATATACACAATCCAAAGGATGAATCCAGGGATAGATTGGTACTCTCTAAAGGACATGCTGCACCTGCATACTATGCAGCACTAGCTGAACGAGGATATTTTAATGTAGCTGAACTTGAAAAATTACGTCAAATTGATAGTATGCTACAGGGGCATCCTGATATGGTAAAAATAAGGGGTGTGGATATGTCAACTGGATCATTGGGACAGGGACTTTCGGCAGCAAATGGTATGGCTCTTGTTTTAAAGCGTAAGAAGAAAGATTCCCATGTGTTTTGTATATTGGGCGATGGAGAAATGCAGGAGGGGCAAATCTGGGAGGCAATTATGACATCTGCCCATTATAAACTTGATAATTTAACGGTGTTTGTAGATAAAAATAGTTTGCAAATTGATGGGGTAGTATCAGAAATAATGAACAATACCCCTTATGAAGCCAAGTTTGAAGCATTTGGTTGGAACACTATAACAATAGATGGTAATGATATTACCCAAATTATTGATGGAATTAATTTAGCTAAAAAAGTTAAAGGAAAACCCACAGTCATTATTTGTGAGACCATAAAGGGCAAAGGTGTTTCATATATGGAAAACCAAGTTGGATGGCATGGTGCAGCTCCAAATAAAGAACAGGCTAAAGTGGCATTATCTGAAATTGACGCTATAATAAAAGCATTGGAGGTAGAATAA
- a CDS encoding triose-phosphate isomerase: MKHIYVNFKRFDIPKEYGGVNNIASPLEWGEYIITYIQNALQQYDKEEVEFTFYMPEAHLINAITALDKNSNLKIGSQGVYREDTSLEGNFGAFTTNKTANSMKAIGCESVIIGHCEERNDKAGVMREAGLVDPEAVSRILNLEVKAAINAGLSVLFCIGEKAEEQSNWKEVLGKQLEIGLKDVDKNKVAIAYEPVWAIGPGKTPPDKEYITQIARYIKELTDGCNVVYGGGLKEENAKMLASIDEVDGGLIALTRFQGDIGFYPEEYLEIVKKYMGKL; this comes from the coding sequence ATGAAACATATTTATGTAAACTTCAAACGATTTGATATCCCCAAAGAATATGGAGGTGTCAATAACATAGCAAGCCCATTAGAATGGGGGGAATATATTATTACATATATTCAAAATGCACTACAACAATATGATAAAGAGGAAGTAGAGTTTACCTTTTATATGCCAGAAGCCCATTTAATTAATGCAATTACAGCTCTAGATAAAAATTCTAACCTAAAGATAGGTTCTCAAGGCGTTTATAGGGAGGATACATCTTTGGAGGGAAACTTTGGAGCATTTACAACAAATAAAACTGCCAATTCCATGAAGGCAATTGGTTGTGAGAGCGTTATCATTGGGCATTGCGAAGAAAGAAATGACAAGGCAGGTGTAATGAGAGAGGCAGGGCTTGTGGATCCAGAGGCGGTAAGTAGAATTTTGAATTTAGAGGTGAAAGCTGCAATAAATGCAGGACTTTCTGTGTTGTTTTGCATAGGAGAAAAGGCAGAAGAACAATCTAACTGGAAAGAAGTGCTTGGAAAGCAACTGGAAATTGGTTTAAAAGACGTGGACAAAAACAAAGTGGCCATTGCATATGAACCAGTTTGGGCCATAGGACCTGGAAAAACACCTCCAGATAAAGAATATATAACCCAAATTGCCCGATATATAAAAGAATTAACAGATGGTTGTAATGTTGTATATGGTGGAGGGTTGAAAGAAGAGAATGCCAAAATGTTAGCATCTATCGACGAAGTAGATGGAGGTTTAATTGCACTGACAAGGTTCCAGGGGGATATTGGTTTTTACCCAGAGGAATATTTAGAAATTGTCAAAAAATATATGGGAAAATTATAA
- a CDS encoding DUF3842 family protein codes for MKIAVIDGKGGGIGCQVVERLKSLKNNDLEIIVLGTNSKATGNMLKAGGDDGATGENAIIWMSHKVDLIIGPMAIIAANSMMGEISPKIAETIASSSAKKLLLPVSKCNFEIIGLENYSLKQIFDQLLEKVKTILEQ; via the coding sequence ATGAAAATAGCAGTTATTGATGGAAAAGGTGGAGGAATTGGATGTCAAGTAGTAGAAAGACTGAAGTCTTTGAAAAACAATGATTTGGAAATCATTGTCCTAGGCACCAATTCTAAGGCTACTGGCAATATGTTAAAAGCCGGCGGTGACGATGGGGCCACCGGGGAAAATGCAATTATATGGATGAGTCATAAAGTAGATCTTATTATTGGGCCAATGGCTATTATTGCAGCCAATTCTATGATGGGAGAGATTAGTCCTAAAATAGCAGAGACCATTGCCAGCAGCAGTGCAAAAAAACTTTTATTGCCAGTAAGTAAATGCAACTTTGAAATTATTGGTCTTGAAAATTATTCATTAAAACAGATCTTTGATCAATTGCTTGAAAAAGTGAAAACCATTTTAGAGCAATAA
- a CDS encoding PTS fructose transporter subunit IIB — MKIVGVAACTAGVAHTYIAREKMIKSAETRGHIIHCETQGTIGVEYELLAKDIEEADVVILAVDIAIDGIERFKGKKVIKIGTSTLIKNPIALMQKVEKLLEKEKKSNEN; from the coding sequence ATGAAAATAGTAGGGGTCGCTGCATGTACTGCTGGAGTAGCTCATACCTATATCGCACGTGAAAAAATGATTAAGAGTGCAGAAACTAGAGGACATATCATCCACTGCGAGACGCAGGGGACAATTGGAGTTGAATATGAATTACTAGCAAAGGATATTGAGGAAGCAGATGTTGTTATTTTAGCTGTCGATATTGCTATTGATGGAATTGAACGTTTTAAAGGAAAAAAAGTTATAAAGATTGGTACATCCACATTAATTAAGAATCCCATTGCATTAATGCAAAAAGTTGAAAAATTATTAGAAAAGGAGAAAAAATCCAATGAAAATTAA
- a CDS encoding lactate racemase domain-containing protein, whose product MKLSFEYGHGLIEAQLPDNTDVFIPGETIADPPHIPEDQIEEKTLESLRNPIGMEPITELVKKGSKVTIIFPDRVKGGEHATAHRKVSIKLILQELYSVGVEKEDILLICSNGLHSKNTEKQIRGVLGEELFNEFWYSNQIINHDSEDYENLVDLGTTRRGDPVIMNKYVYDSDLAILIGHTQGNPYGGYSGGYKHSATGITHWKSIASHHVPKVMHRKDFMPVNDNSLMRSKFDEISEYMEECMGKKFFCCDAVLDTKSRQIEIFSGYAKEMQPKSWTVANERTYVPYAEKKYDIMIFGMPQFFHYGDGMGNNPIMLMQALSAQVIRHKRIMSDRCVIICASRCDGYFNDELWPYTREMYEMFQKEYMNTLPDMNRYGELFATNEEYIRKYRFGNAFHPFHGFSMISCGHLAEKHTSTIYIVGAQEPGYARGMGLKTRSTIEEALEDAKKKFVGENPNILALPKTFTTTSVHLMMKDEVYHGEDDYGCAHHH is encoded by the coding sequence ATGAAATTATCTTTTGAATATGGGCATGGATTGATAGAGGCTCAACTTCCAGATAATACAGATGTATTTATTCCAGGGGAGACTATAGCAGATCCACCTCACATTCCAGAGGATCAAATTGAAGAAAAAACCTTAGAGTCCCTTAGAAATCCAATTGGAATGGAGCCTATTACTGAATTAGTAAAAAAAGGTTCTAAGGTAACCATTATTTTCCCTGACAGAGTTAAGGGAGGAGAACACGCTACAGCCCATAGAAAGGTATCTATTAAATTAATTCTTCAAGAATTATATAGTGTGGGTGTAGAAAAAGAGGACATTCTTTTGATCTGCTCCAATGGACTTCATAGCAAGAACACCGAAAAACAAATTCGCGGAGTCTTAGGAGAAGAATTATTTAATGAATTTTGGTACAGCAACCAAATCATTAATCATGACAGTGAAGATTATGAAAACTTAGTAGATCTAGGAACAACCCGACGTGGAGATCCTGTAATAATGAATAAGTATGTATATGATAGCGATTTAGCAATATTAATTGGTCATACCCAAGGAAACCCCTATGGAGGTTATTCTGGAGGATATAAACATAGTGCTACAGGGATTACTCATTGGAAATCTATAGCCTCTCATCATGTACCTAAAGTTATGCATAGAAAGGACTTTATGCCGGTAAATGATAATTCCTTAATGCGAAGTAAGTTCGATGAAATTAGTGAATATATGGAAGAATGTATGGGTAAAAAATTCTTTTGTTGTGATGCTGTCCTTGATACTAAGTCCCGACAAATCGAAATTTTTAGCGGTTATGCCAAAGAAATGCAGCCTAAATCTTGGACCGTAGCTAACGAAAGAACCTATGTGCCTTATGCAGAAAAAAAATATGATATTATGATTTTTGGTATGCCACAATTTTTCCACTACGGAGATGGAATGGGGAATAATCCAATTATGCTTATGCAGGCTCTTTCTGCTCAAGTGATTAGACATAAACGAATTATGAGTGATCGGTGTGTTATTATTTGTGCATCAAGATGTGATGGATATTTTAATGATGAATTATGGCCCTATACAAGAGAAATGTATGAAATGTTCCAAAAAGAGTATATGAATACTTTACCTGATATGAACCGCTATGGAGAACTTTTTGCCACCAATGAAGAGTATATTCGAAAATATCGTTTTGGAAATGCCTTCCATCCTTTTCATGGATTTTCTATGATTTCCTGTGGTCACCTTGCTGAAAAGCATACATCAACTATTTATATTGTAGGTGCCCAGGAACCTGGCTATGCAAGAGGAATGGGACTGAAAACAAGGTCTACCATTGAGGAAGCATTAGAAGACGCCAAGAAAAAATTTGTTGGGGAGAACCCTAATATCCTAGCTTTACCTAAAACCTTTACCACTACCTCTGTTCATTTAATGATGAAAGATGAAGTCTATCATGGTGAGGATGATTATGGATGTGCACACCATCATTAA
- a CDS encoding FGGY-family carbohydrate kinase — MIGLLSIDIGTTNWKVMVFDDQGTVIASVKTPAVISMDRNSLRCYNPKIIWRNIVNLIRQIGESYSLSNIKAISVTSMGESIVPIDVNGKELCDIIPWFDVRSMDEAENIKTILGADRIFSITGLEAGAIFSLPKMLWMRKHNPEIFARTTKWLQMADYINYKLTGKIKTDFTLASRTLAFDINTNSWSTEILKALNVDVSVLPDIVASGSIMGQVTDGAASATGLLAGTPVIMGGHDHAIATISANIFDGNTILDSSGTAEPLLYVSPPNTPILMNNIGQRIGRHPDPSRYILWGGIVSSGICVEWSVERLALCKEWGYDVPAIKFNELLSSCKHIPCGSDGLLFMPYLRGSGTPHWDPRMKGAFLGLTSSHGSMHMMRAVLEGLSYQVKMIVNMHEKLSGTEIKSICCVGGGSKIALWQQIKADVTGKIIKTKNNDEATCQGAAILSSVGIGLFENLEQGAKKFAKDGEIFIPNVDNAGIYDKMYQVFTESYRDLERICYRLDRVSRKDI, encoded by the coding sequence ATGATTGGGCTTTTGTCTATAGATATAGGAACTACTAACTGGAAGGTAATGGTTTTTGATGATCAAGGTACTGTTATTGCATCAGTAAAAACACCAGCAGTGATAAGTATGGATAGAAATAGTCTTCGATGCTATAACCCAAAAATTATTTGGCGAAATATTGTTAATTTAATAAGGCAGATTGGGGAAAGTTATTCCCTTTCAAATATTAAGGCTATATCAGTTACAAGTATGGGTGAATCAATAGTGCCTATAGATGTTAATGGCAAAGAACTCTGCGATATAATACCATGGTTTGATGTTCGATCCATGGATGAAGCAGAAAATATAAAAACGATACTAGGTGCGGATAGGATATTTTCAATAACTGGACTGGAAGCAGGAGCTATTTTTTCTCTTCCCAAAATGCTTTGGATGCGTAAACATAATCCGGAAATTTTTGCTCGTACAACAAAATGGCTTCAGATGGCTGACTATATAAATTATAAATTAACAGGTAAGATAAAAACTGATTTTACCCTTGCAAGTAGAACCTTAGCTTTTGACATAAATACAAACTCTTGGTCAACAGAAATACTCAAAGCATTAAATGTGGATGTGTCAGTTTTACCAGATATTGTAGCAAGTGGAAGTATAATGGGCCAAGTGACAGATGGAGCGGCAAGTGCCACAGGGCTTCTAGCGGGGACCCCTGTAATCATGGGGGGACATGATCATGCTATTGCTACAATTTCTGCGAATATTTTTGATGGAAATACAATTCTAGACTCATCAGGTACAGCGGAGCCACTTCTATATGTTTCGCCCCCAAATACTCCTATTTTAATGAATAACATTGGACAGCGTATAGGTAGACATCCTGATCCGAGCCGGTATATACTATGGGGAGGGATTGTGTCATCGGGAATATGTGTGGAATGGTCAGTGGAACGATTAGCACTTTGCAAAGAATGGGGATATGATGTTCCAGCTATTAAATTTAATGAATTGTTATCGTCTTGTAAGCATATTCCATGTGGTAGTGACGGACTCCTATTTATGCCATACCTTAGGGGAAGTGGTACCCCCCACTGGGATCCAAGAATGAAAGGTGCCTTTTTAGGTCTTACTTCGTCACATGGTTCAATGCATATGATGAGGGCTGTACTAGAGGGACTTTCCTATCAAGTTAAGATGATTGTAAATATGCATGAAAAATTATCTGGAACAGAAATAAAGAGTATATGCTGTGTTGGTGGGGGATCAAAGATAGCATTATGGCAGCAAATTAAGGCGGATGTAACAGGAAAAATTATAAAGACAAAAAATAATGATGAAGCAACCTGCCAGGGGGCTGCAATCTTATCAAGTGTGGGAATTGGCTTGTTTGAAAATTTAGAACAGGGTGCAAAGAAATTTGCAAAGGATGGAGAAATATTTATACCGAATGTGGATAATGCTGGAATATATGACAAAATGTATCAGGTGTTTACTGAGAGTTATAGGGACTTAGAAAGAATTTGTTATAGGCTTGATAGAGTTTCAAGAAAAGATATTTAG